Genomic segment of Tomitella fengzijianii:
CGGGTGATCGGTCAGGGTGTGTTCGCGCCGTACGTGTCGCCGGCGGCGCAGGGCGGTGCGCAGGACTACGCCGTGCCCGGCTCGGACGAACTCACCGCCGTCGACTACGGCGACGTGTGCCTCAACATCGACACGGGCTGGTTCGATCGGCACGGGGTCGCCCCGCCTGCGACGATCACGGACCTGACCAGGCCGGAATACCGGGACCTGACCGTGGTGGAGAACCCGGCGACCTCGTCGCCCGGCCTGGCGTTCCTGCTGGCCACGATCGTCACGCAGAACGGCGGCCCGGGGCGGCCCGATGCTCCGGCGCAGGCCGAGGGCTGGCAGGACTACTGGCGCGCGCTGCGCGACAACGGCGTCAAAGTCGTCGACGGCTGGACCCAGGCATACACCGTCGAGTTCTCGGGGTCGAGCGGCCATGGGCCGCGGCCCATCGTCGTCTCCTACGCGTCCTCGCCGCCGGTGGAGGCCGGGGCCGACGGGTCGGCGCCGGACACGCGGGCGGTGGTGGACAGTTGCTTCCGGCAGGTCGAGTACGCGGGCGTGCTCAGTGGCACCGACCGCCCGGATGCGGCCCGTGAGCTGGTCGACTTCCTGCTGTCTCCGGCGGTCCAGCAGGACCTTCCCGGCCAGATGTACGTGTTCCCCGTGCAGCGCGACACGCCGCTTCCGCAGGTGTTCGCCGAGTACGCCGCCCAGCCCGCCCACCCCCTGTCGATGGATCCGGCCCGGATCGGCGAGAACCGTGACGCCTGGATCCGGCAGTGGCGGGACATAGTCCTGGGGTGAGTGCGGATCCAGGGGCCGAGCGGCGCCGCGGCATGAGCCGTCCGGCGGGGTCCGGCGGTGCCCGGTGGCGCGTGTCCTGGCCGCTGGTCCTCGGCGCGGTCCCCGTCGGGTTCACCGCCGTGTTCTTCGCGTGGCCGGTCGTGGCCATCGTGCACCGCGGCCTCGTCGACGACGCCGGCCGTTTCGACCCGGCCGCGATCCTGGGGCTGTGGTGGACGCCAGAGGTGGGCCGGCTCGTGGCGTTCACGCTGGGTCAGGCGGCGGCGTCGACAGCGCTCACTCTGGCACTGGGCCTGCCGGTGGCATGGCTTCTGGCCCGCGTGCGCCTGCCCGGCAAGATGCTGGTGCGCGTGGTCGTGACGGTGCCATTCGTCCTGCCGACGGTCGTCGTCGGCGTCGCATTCCGGATGCTGCTGGGCGAAGGGCACCTGCTGGGGTGGACGGGGCTCGACGGCACCGTATGGGCGATCATCCTGGCGCACGCGTTCTTCAACATCGCGATCGTGGCGCGCACGGTCGGCGGCGTGTGGGCGCGGATGGACCCGCGCCCCGAGCAGGCCGCGCGGGCTCTCGGGGCGGGACCGGTCCGCGCCTTCGCGACGGTGACCGCGCCGCGGCTGCTGCCCGCCGTGGCCTCCGCATCGGCGGTGGTGTTCCTGTTCTGCGCCACCAGCTTCGGGGTGGTCCTGGTGCTGGGCGGAACGCGGTTCCGCACCTTGGAGACGGAGATCTACCTGCAGACCGTGCAGGTGTTCGACCTCAGGATGGCGGCGGCGTTGTCCATCCTGCAGCTTCTGGCGGTGACAGCGGCGCTCGCCGTGGCGGCACTCGCCCGCCGGGGAGCGCGCGGCACCACGTCCGCGCCCGCGGCGTCGCCCGTGGCGCGTCCCGCACGGGGGCTGCGGCGCCTCGCGGCCGCGGCGGCGCTGGCGATCGTGTTGGTCGTGCTGGTCATCCCGCCCGCGAGCCTGGTGGTGCGGTCGCTGCGCGTCGACGGCGGGTGGAGCCTGCACGCCTACCGGATCCTCGGCACCGAGGTCGCCGGCATCCGTCCCCTCGACGCGGTCGCCACCTCGCTGCGCACGGCCTTCGACGCGGCGCTGCTGGCGCTCGCGCTGGGCCTGCTCGCCGCGGTGGCGCTGAACCGGGGCCGCGGACGGGGCAAGGAACTGGCGGACGGTTTCATGATGCTGCCCCTGGGCGTGAGCGCGGTGACCGTCGGCTTCGGCCTGCTCATCACCATGGGGGCGTTGCCCGGCGACTTGCGCCGCTCGCAATTGCTGGTGGCGATCGCGCAGGCGATGATCGCCATGCCGCTGGTGGTGCGCACGCTCCTGCCCGCGATGCAGGGGATCGACGATCGGCTTCGGCACGCTGCGGGCGTGCTGGGGGCGGCGCCGCCGCGCGTCTGGTGGAGCGTGGATCTGCCGTTGGTGGCACGGTCGCTGGCCGCGGCTGTGGGCTTCGCGTTCGTGGTGGCGCTGGGCGAGTTCGGGGCCACGTCGTTCCTGGCCCGCGCCGACCAGCCCACGCTGCCGGTGCTCATCGGCAAGCTGATTTCGCGGCCGGGCGCGGACAACCTCGCGGCGGCGTTGGCGAGCTCCGTGCTGCTGGCCGTGGTGACGGGAGTGATCGTAGCGGTGATCGAGGCGGTGAGGGTGGCGGATGTCGGCGAGTTCTGATGCACGCCTGCAGGTTCGCGGGCTGACAGTGGATTACGGGGACGTGCGCGCCGTCGACACGGTGGACCTGGGCGTGGGCGGACCCGGCCGCAGCGTGGTGGCGCTGCTGGGGCCCTCAGGGTGCGGCAAGTCGACTCTGCTGCGCGCGGTGGCAGGCATCGAGCCGCTCACCGGCGGCTCCGTGGTGTTCGACGGCGAGGACGTGACCCGGCTGCCGGCGCACCGGCGCGGCTTCGGGCTGCTCTTCCAGGACGGACAGCTGTTCCCGCACCGCAGCGTGGCCGGGAACATCGGCTACGGGCTGCGCGGCGCCTGGGGGCGGCCGCGGGGAACGCGTGCCGCCCGTGCCGAGCGGATCGAGGAGTTGCTGGAGCTGGTGGGGCTCGAGGGCTACGGCGGCAGGCGTGTGGGCGAGCTGTCCGGCGGACAGGCGCAGCGGGTGGCGCTCGCCAGGGCGCTGGCGCCGCGGCCGCGGCTGCTGCTGCTGGACGAGCCGCTCTCCGCCCTCGACAGGGAGCTGCGCGACAGGCTCGCGGTGGACATCTCGCGGATCCTCGCCGCCACCGGGACGCCCGCGCTGGTGGTCACGCACGACCATGGCGAGGCATCGACGCTGGCGGAGACGATCGCGGTGATGCGCGACGGAAAGCTGGTCCAGGAGGCGGCGCCCCGGCTGCTGTGGCGTCACCCGCGGGACGACGCGACGGCCCGCTTCCTGGGGTATCCGCTGGTGGTGGACGGGCTGGTACGCGACGGTGTCGCGACGTGCGCGCTGGGCGGAGTGCCGGTCGCATACCCCGACGGGCCGGTGCGTCTGGGCCTGCGCGCGGAATCGGTGCACGCCCGCCCCGCGGCATGCGCCGGGAGCGGTGTCGGACCGCATGCCGTGACCGGGACCGTCGAGTCGGTGACGGTGCTGCCGTCCCGCACGCTCGTGTCCGTGGCCACCGGCGGCCCCGGCACCGGGGCGGACGGCGCCGGTGCCGTCGTCGCCACCTGGCGAGGCGATGCCGGGTCCGGGGGCCCGGATCCGGCCCGAAATGCGGTGCCGGATCAGCCGGTGCCGGACGGGGGCTCGCCGGGGCGGGACCCGGTGATCGGCGAGTCGGTGGCGCTGCGCCCGGTACCGGGGATGGTCGCGGTGATCGTGGAGGGATCGGTGCGCGAGGTGGCGGCGGGCGTCGTCATCCGCGGCGGCCGGGTGCTGATCGCCCAGCGCGCGCATCCGCCGTCGCTGGACGGGCTGTGGGAGTTCCCGGGCGGGAAGGCCGAGGCGGGGGAGTCCGGTCCGGTGGCGTTGCGCCGCGAGTTGCACGAGGAGCTCGGCGTGACGGTGCGCGTGGGCGACAGGCTGGACGGCGAGGTGGAGCTGGATCCGCCCGGCCGGGCCCAGGGTGCGGGGCCGACGTTGTTGCGTGCGTATCCGGCGACGATCGAAGCCGGCGAGCCGCGGGCCACCGAACACCGCGCGCTCCACTGGGCGAGCGCCGAGGACCTGGCGCGGATGCCGCTCGTGGACAATGACCGCCTGTGGATACCGGCGCTGCAGGCGCTGCTGCGGGAGTGAGGGCGGGGCCGCAGTGGTCGGCGGGCGGTGGCAGGCGCGGGTGATATCCCCCACAGGTGGCGCGCATTACCAGCAGCCGTCTCGGAAATCAACCGTCGGCCGAGTACTCTGACTCAGGTTGTGTGGCTCCGCAGGCGCCGAAAGATGCCTCGACACGCCTCCGACAACGCAGCGGCCCTTGCCGCCGGACCCCCGGCGGCGGGCAGGCGGCGCCGCCGCCGAAACGCACACCCATCCCGGACCGTTCAGCACATCCGGCCCGACCGATAAGCCAGGAGTACGCCCCGCGTGAGCACGCCCCGCACCGATTTCCGCAATGTCGCCATCGTCGCGCACGTCGACCACGGCAAGACCACCCTCGTCGACGCGATGCTGCGTCAGTCCGGGGCGTTCGCGGAGCGCGCGGAGCCGATAGACCGGGTCATGGACTCGGGCGACCTCGAGCGCGAGAAGGGCATCACCATTCTCGCCAAGAACACGGCCGTCCACCGTCACCACGAGGACGGCACGATGACGATCATCAACGTCATCGACACCCCCGGGCACGCCGACTTCGGCGGCGAGGTCGAGCGCGGCCTGTCGATGGTCGACGCAGTGGTCCTGCTGGTCGACGCCGCCGAGGGGCCGCTGCCGCAGACGCGCTTCGTCCTGCGCAAGGCCCTGGCCGCGGAACTGCCGGTGATCCTCGTCGTCAACAAGACCGACCGGCCGGATGCGCGCATCGCCGAGGTGGTCGAGCAGTCGCACGACCTGCTGCTGGATCTTGCCGCGGACCTTCCCGACGAGTCGGCCGCGGCGGCCGAGCTGGCGCTGGAGATGCCGGTGCTCTACGCGTCCGGCAGGGAGGGCAGGGCGTCGTCCGTGCGCCCCGCCGACGGCCACGCGCCGGATGCCGAGAACCTCGACGAGCTCTTCGATCTGCTGCTGAACCAGGTGCCCGCGCCCAAGGGCGACCCGGAGGGCACGCTGCAGGCGCACGTGACCAACCTCGACGCGTCGGCCTTCCTGGGCCGGCTGGCGCTGGTGCGCGTCCACCAGGGCACGCTGCGCAAGGGTCAGCAGGTGGCCTGGATGCACGACGGCGGCGTGAAGACCGTGAAGATCACCGAGCTGCTGCGGACGGTGGGCGTCGAGCGCGAGCCCGCCGAGTACGTGGAGGCCGGCGACATCTGCGCGGTGGCGGGCATCGCGGAGATCATGATCGGCGACACCCTCGCCGACGTGGACGAGCCGGTGGCGCTGCCCCGCATCGAGATCGACGAGCCGGCCATCTCGGTGACGATCGGCACCAATACCTCGCCGCTGGCCGGCCGCGTGCAGGGCCACAAGCTCACCGCGCGCATGGTCAAGTCGCGCCTGGACCAGGAGCTGATCGGCAACGTCTCGCTGCGTGTCCTCGACATCGGACGTCCGGACGCCTGGGAGGTGCAGGGCCGCGGCGAGCTCGCGCTGGCGGTGCTGGTGGAGCAGATGCGCCGCGAGGGCTTCGAACTGACCGTGGGCAAGCCGCAGGTGGTCACCAAGCAGGTCGACGGCAAGCTGCACGAGCCGTTCGAGGATCTCACCGTGGACAGCCCCGAGGAGCACATGGGCGCCATCACGCAGCTGCTCGCGGCGCGCAAGGGCCGCATGGAGGAGATGAGCAACAACGGCTCCGGGTGGATCCGCATCCAGTTCCATGTGCCGTCGCGCGGCCTGATCGGATTCCGCAACGACTTCCTCACCGAGACCCGCGGAGCGGGCATCGCCAACGCGGTGTTCGCGGGGTACGGGCCGTGGGCGGGCGAGATCCGCGCCCGGCACACCGGCTCGCTGGTCTCGGATCGCGCGGGACAGGTCACCCCGTACGCGATGATCCAGCTGGCGGACCGCGGCACGTTCTTCGTCGAGCCGGGGACCGACGCCTACGAGGGCATGGTCGTCGGCATCAACCCGCGCGCCGAGGATCTCGACATCAACGTCACCAAAGAGAAGAAGCTGACCAACATGCGCGCGGCCAGCGCGGATTCGACGGAGACGCTGGCGCGCCCCATCACCCTCGATCTCGAGGCTGCGATGGAGTTCTGCGCCACGGACGAGTGCGTCGAGGTCACGCCCGAGATCACCCGGGTGCGTAAGGTCGTCCTGAGCGGCACCGACCGCGCCCGGCAGCGTTCGCGCAACAAGGCGCGGGACAAGGCGGCCGGCTGAGCGGTCCCCCGTCGGGCGGCGGGCGGAGCGGACCGAGGGGAGTGGAGTTGTCGGTAGGTGGCGGAACGCACCGCGACGGGTCGTCACGTGCGCCACGGCGGCGCGCTGTGGACGGCGCCGGGGTCAGGCGTCGCGGCACGGTGGGCGCCGTGGCGCTGGCCGCTTCGGTATCGCTGCTGGCGGGCTGCACCGCGTCGCCGGACCCGGCGGTGGAGAGCCCCAGCGAGACCGTGCCCGCCCCCATCCAGACCACGGAGCTTTCCGTCACCGTCGCCATGGACGGGATCGGTCACGGATTCAATCCGCACCTGCTGGCGGACCAGTCGCCGGCCACCGATGCTGTCGCGGACCTGGTGCTGCCGAGCATGTTCCGACTTGCGCCGGACCCCGAGGACCCCGCCAGGCTGACGTTGCAGCCGGATTCCTCGGTGCTCGATGCGGCCGTGGTGGTGAACCAGGATCCGTTCACCGTGGAGTACCGGCTGAGCACCGAGGCGCAATGGTCCGACAGCGCGCCCATCGCGGTCGAAGACTTCCAGTACCTGTGGCAGCAGATGGTGACCGCGCCGGGGGCGGTCGCGCCGTCGGGTTACCGGCAGATCACCGACATCCGCGCCGTCGGCGGCGGCGGCAAGACGGTGCAGGTGGTGTTCGCGCGGCCCTACGATTCCTGGCGCGACCTGTTCCGCGCACTCGTCCCGGCACACCTGCTCAAGGACATGCCGGGCGGTTTCGAGACGGGGCTCGACGACGGCGTACCCGTGTCCGGTTCGCGCTTCAAGGTCTCCACGGTGGACAGGGGCCGCGGCCAGATCCTGCTGGAGCGCAACGACCGCTTCTGGGGGCCCCCTGCCACGCCCGACCGCGTGGTGATCCGCCGGGCCGGCAGCACCGCGCAGTTGTCCGAGGCGCTCCGCGGCGGCGACGTGCAGGTGTTCGACGTACGGGCCGGTGAGGCCGCGCTGAGCCAGTTGTCGGCCGTCGGCGGCGTGCAGGCACGGCGCGCGGACCGTGCCCGCTCGCTGTCGCTGACGCTCAACGCCCGCGCGCCGCACCTGCGGGACGTGCAGCTGCGTCGGGCGTTGCTGGACCTGCTGGACCCGCAGCGGCTGGCGTTGATCGGGGCGGACAGCGAGGCCGGGGCCCGGTGGGTCGGTTCCGCCACGGCGGTGCCTTCGGACCCCGCGTACCGCGTCACGGCACCGCCGCGGATGCCGCGCGAGGCCGCCCAGGACATCCTGCGGGCCGCCGGTTACGGGCTCGCCGCGCCCGACGGCGAAACCTCGGACGATCCTGTGCTGCAGATCAAGATCGGCGTTCCCCGCGGCGACACCAAGGCATCGGAGGTCGCCAGCACGGTCGCCGACGTGTGGACCGCCGCCGGGGTGGACGCGTCGGTCGCGGAGATCGACCCGGAGACGCTGTACGGCGACGCGCTGACCACCGGCGCCGTCGACGCCGTCGTCGGGTGGGAGGACGTGGACGTCGACCTGGCGGCGCGGGTCGCCGCGCGGTACGGCTGCGACGGGTCGGCGGTGTCCGTCCACGCCCCCGTGCCGCCCGCGGAAGCGCCGGCCGCCCCGAAGACGGTGGAGCCCACCGCACCCCCCGCGGCCTCCGCCTCGGCTGCACCCACCGCTTCGCCTGCGGCGCCCACCGGGACCGCCACGCCGGCTCCCCGACCGGTGCCGCCGCTCGCACCCGGCGACCCGGCGCGCAAGAACTTCGCGCAGCCGCAGGCGGCGCCGAGCAATATCGGCGGGGTCTGCGACGAGGAGCTGCAGCCGGTGATCGCCCGCGCACTGCAAGGCGAGATCGACGATGACCGGCTCGTCGAGGAGGTCGACCCGGCCGCGTGGTCGTTGGCCACGGTACTGCCGATCATGCAGGACACCGGCGTGGTGGGCTCGACGAGCGCGATCGAGGGCACCATGCTGGGGGATGGGCTGCTGGCCTCGGCGCTGTTCGTCAACGCCGCCGGCTGGCATCGCACGCCGGGGCGGGCAGAGCCGGAGCACCCCACGACGACGACGCCCCCGAAGTGAGGCGGCCCGAAGAGGAGCGGTGCGAAGTGCCACGGCCCCGGTCGGCGACCGCGAAGTGCGATGGGAGGACGCGATGACCGACGGCGAAGACGGCGGGTCCGCGGCAGGTGTGCACGCCGGCCAGCGGATGCTGCTGGTGCATGCGCATCCCGACGACGAGACGATCACCACCGGCGGCACGATCGCCCGCTACCTCGAGGAGGGAGCCGAGGTCACCATCGTCACCTGCACGCTGGGCGAGCAGGGCGAGGTGATCGGCGACGAGTGGGCGCAGCTCGTGGCGGAGGAGTCGGATCAGCTGGGCGGCTACCGGATCATGGAGCTCTCCGCGGCGCTGGCGGCGTTGGGCGGCCCGGGCCACCGGTTCCTCGGCGGTGCGGGCCGGTGGCGTGACTCCGGCATGGCCGGCACGCCGGCGGCGGAGCATCCGCGGGCCTTCGTCCGCGCAGACGAGTCGGAGACGGTGGGGGAGCTGGCCGCCGTGATCGCCGAACTGCGTCCGCACGTGGTGATCACCTACGGCCCGGACGGCGGCTACGGGCACCCGGACCACATCCGCGCGCACACGGTCACGATGGCGGCGGTGGAACGTGCACGCGAAAGCTGGGACACCGCCAAGGTGTATTGGACGGTGTCCGAGGACGAGGCCGTCGCAGCCGGGCTCGCGGACCTGGGCCCGGTGCCCGGAACCTGGTCGGTGCCGCAGGCGGGCGCGCTGCCCGCGGTCCCGGCGTCTTCGGTCACCGCCGAGGTGGACATTTCGGGGTACCTCGAAGCCAAGCGGGCGGCGCTGTCCGCCCATGCGACCCAGGTGCAGGTGGCGGACGGCGGGCGGGCGTACGCGCTGTCCAACGACATCGCGCAGCCCGTCGTCGCACGCGAGTTCTTCATCCTGGCGCGCGGCGGCGCGGGCCGGTCGGGGCGGGCGGGGCGCGAAACCGACCTGCTGGCGGGTGTCGACGCCGGCTCCTGAACCCGTTGCCGGCGGGCCGGGCCGGGTGCGGGCGGCGCGGAGTCCGCTTGAGGCGCGCGCCGGCCGAAGCCGCTAGCATGTGAGGTCACGTGGGTCGGGGAGGCGTTTCGGGCCGGTCGGGGCCGGTACGGGGGTTCGGGGCCTTCACGGACGATGGGAACAGTCGAGAACCGGAGGTATCCGATGCACACGGCCACGTCGCTGGACCTGGTGCCGCCCTTCATATCGCCCGAGCAACTGCACGGGTCGTACACGGGGTCCATCCTCAATCTGGCGCAGAGCCAGGCGCACGAGCTGCCGATGCTCGAGCGCGTCATGTCGATCCTCGCGGGGATCGTCGGCGTATGAGCGCTCCGGCCGCCGTTCCGGTGCGCCCGGAGGACCCGATCGATTCGTCGTGGGGCCGCGCGGCGCTGGCCGTCCTGCTGTTGGCCGACGGGCTGGCGGTGGGCCTGATCTCGGTGTTCTTCCTCCCGCTGTGGGTGGGGAGCGTGCCGGTGCCGTTGGTGATCCTCGGTGCCGCATTCGCGAACCTGGGGCTGGTCATGCTCGCCGCGCGGTTCACCGACCGGACCTTGCTTATCGCGACGCCGCTGATCGGGTGGCTGGTGGTGTACCTGCTGGCCGCGGCGGGTGGTCCGGGCGGTGACGGCGTGCTGCCGTCGGACTGGCGCGCGTTGCTGCTGCTGTTCGTCGGCCTCGTCCCGGCCGGCATCCATCTGGGCAACCGCGCGCTCGCGCGGTCCTTCGCAAAGGGTGCCGCGGGCCGGTGAGCTGCGCGGGGTGAGCTGCGCGGGGTGACCTGCGCGGGGCGCGGGGGATCAATCCGAGGGGAGGGCGCTCTCACAGCGCGGGCAGGCCACGGCTGAACGGTCCTCGATGAACAGCCCGCATTCGGGGCAGACCCGGTTGAGCCAGCAGGCGGGGTCGCCGCCGAGATCCTCGTCGTAGTCGGGACGTGCGTTCTCGTCAGGCATACCTCCATCATGTGCCCGCCGGCGATACCGCGCACGGCGCGCGTGCGGGGAAGCCGTGGCGGGACGGCATGGTGGGAGGGCGTTGGCGTGTGCCGCGGCCGATGGAGCATCATCGGGGAGTGACTTCCACCGGTTCCGGCGATCGAACGAGCACACCGCTTTCCCATCCGACGACTCCCGCGGCCCCGCCGTCGCCGGCGGCGATGAGACGGGCGCTGCGGCGCGCCGACGACGGCGTGGCGCTGAACGTCGCGGAATCCGCCGTTCTTCTGGGTGCGCGCGGCGCGGATCTCGACCGGCTCTGCGCGGCGGCGGCGCGGGTGCGCGACGCAGGCCTGCGCGCCGAGGGCCGCATCGGGGCCGACGGGCGCGGCATCATCACCTACTCCCGCAAGGTGTTCATCCCGCTCACCCGGTTGTGCCGGGACCGCTGCCACTACTGCACCTTCGTCACCGTGCCGGGAAAGCTGCGCGCGGCGGGCCAGGGCGCGTTCCTGGAGCCGGACGAGGTGCTGCAGATCGCGCGCGAGGGCGCGGCGCTCGGCTGCAAGGAGGCGCTGTTCACGCTGGGCGACAGGCCCGAGGACCGCTGGCCCGAGGCGCGCACCTGGCTGGAGGAGCGCGGCTACGAATCCACGCTGGACTACGTCCGTGCCATGTCGATCCGGGTGCTGGAGGAGACCGGGCTGCTTCCGCACCTGAATCCCGGGGTGATGTCCTGGGCGGAACTGTCGCGGCTCAAGCCGGTCGCGCCCTCGATGGGCATGATGCTCGAGACCACCTCCGAGCGGTTGTTCACCGACCAGGGCGAGGCGCATTA
This window contains:
- a CDS encoding thiamine ABC transporter substrate-binding protein, which produces MDIHAITKSRVGRSARRAGRPLAALAMVVTLAAAAGCSLSGGGSDGADVPLVLVTHDSFSLSDGVLDGFTEQTGVAVEVRSSGDAGKLASELVLTKDDPLGDVAFGIDNTFASRVIGQGVFAPYVSPAAQGGAQDYAVPGSDELTAVDYGDVCLNIDTGWFDRHGVAPPATITDLTRPEYRDLTVVENPATSSPGLAFLLATIVTQNGGPGRPDAPAQAEGWQDYWRALRDNGVKVVDGWTQAYTVEFSGSSGHGPRPIVVSYASSPPVEAGADGSAPDTRAVVDSCFRQVEYAGVLSGTDRPDAARELVDFLLSPAVQQDLPGQMYVFPVQRDTPLPQVFAEYAAQPAHPLSMDPARIGENRDAWIRQWRDIVLG
- a CDS encoding ABC transporter permease — encoded protein: MSADPGAERRRGMSRPAGSGGARWRVSWPLVLGAVPVGFTAVFFAWPVVAIVHRGLVDDAGRFDPAAILGLWWTPEVGRLVAFTLGQAAASTALTLALGLPVAWLLARVRLPGKMLVRVVVTVPFVLPTVVVGVAFRMLLGEGHLLGWTGLDGTVWAIILAHAFFNIAIVARTVGGVWARMDPRPEQAARALGAGPVRAFATVTAPRLLPAVASASAVVFLFCATSFGVVLVLGGTRFRTLETEIYLQTVQVFDLRMAAALSILQLLAVTAALAVAALARRGARGTTSAPAASPVARPARGLRRLAAAAALAIVLVVLVIPPASLVVRSLRVDGGWSLHAYRILGTEVAGIRPLDAVATSLRTAFDAALLALALGLLAAVALNRGRGRGKELADGFMMLPLGVSAVTVGFGLLITMGALPGDLRRSQLLVAIAQAMIAMPLVVRTLLPAMQGIDDRLRHAAGVLGAAPPRVWWSVDLPLVARSLAAAVGFAFVVALGEFGATSFLARADQPTLPVLIGKLISRPGADNLAAALASSVLLAVVTGVIVAVIEAVRVADVGEF
- the typA gene encoding translational GTPase TypA; amino-acid sequence: MSTPRTDFRNVAIVAHVDHGKTTLVDAMLRQSGAFAERAEPIDRVMDSGDLEREKGITILAKNTAVHRHHEDGTMTIINVIDTPGHADFGGEVERGLSMVDAVVLLVDAAEGPLPQTRFVLRKALAAELPVILVVNKTDRPDARIAEVVEQSHDLLLDLAADLPDESAAAAELALEMPVLYASGREGRASSVRPADGHAPDAENLDELFDLLLNQVPAPKGDPEGTLQAHVTNLDASAFLGRLALVRVHQGTLRKGQQVAWMHDGGVKTVKITELLRTVGVEREPAEYVEAGDICAVAGIAEIMIGDTLADVDEPVALPRIEIDEPAISVTIGTNTSPLAGRVQGHKLTARMVKSRLDQELIGNVSLRVLDIGRPDAWEVQGRGELALAVLVEQMRREGFELTVGKPQVVTKQVDGKLHEPFEDLTVDSPEEHMGAITQLLAARKGRMEEMSNNGSGWIRIQFHVPSRGLIGFRNDFLTETRGAGIANAVFAGYGPWAGEIRARHTGSLVSDRAGQVTPYAMIQLADRGTFFVEPGTDAYEGMVVGINPRAEDLDINVTKEKKLTNMRAASADSTETLARPITLDLEAAMEFCATDECVEVTPEITRVRKVVLSGTDRARQRSRNKARDKAAG
- the mshB gene encoding N-acetyl-1-D-myo-inositol-2-amino-2-deoxy-alpha-D-glucopyranoside deacetylase, which produces MTDGEDGGSAAGVHAGQRMLLVHAHPDDETITTGGTIARYLEEGAEVTIVTCTLGEQGEVIGDEWAQLVAEESDQLGGYRIMELSAALAALGGPGHRFLGGAGRWRDSGMAGTPAAEHPRAFVRADESETVGELAAVIAELRPHVVITYGPDGGYGHPDHIRAHTVTMAAVERARESWDTAKVYWTVSEDEAVAAGLADLGPVPGTWSVPQAGALPAVPASSVTAEVDISGYLEAKRAALSAHATQVQVADGGRAYALSNDIAQPVVAREFFILARGGAGRSGRAGRETDLLAGVDAGS
- a CDS encoding ABC transporter family substrate-binding protein, with amino-acid sequence MALAASVSLLAGCTASPDPAVESPSETVPAPIQTTELSVTVAMDGIGHGFNPHLLADQSPATDAVADLVLPSMFRLAPDPEDPARLTLQPDSSVLDAAVVVNQDPFTVEYRLSTEAQWSDSAPIAVEDFQYLWQQMVTAPGAVAPSGYRQITDIRAVGGGGKTVQVVFARPYDSWRDLFRALVPAHLLKDMPGGFETGLDDGVPVSGSRFKVSTVDRGRGQILLERNDRFWGPPATPDRVVIRRAGSTAQLSEALRGGDVQVFDVRAGEAALSQLSAVGGVQARRADRARSLSLTLNARAPHLRDVQLRRALLDLLDPQRLALIGADSEAGARWVGSATAVPSDPAYRVTAPPRMPREAAQDILRAAGYGLAAPDGETSDDPVLQIKIGVPRGDTKASEVASTVADVWTAAGVDASVAEIDPETLYGDALTTGAVDAVVGWEDVDVDLAARVAARYGCDGSAVSVHAPVPPAEAPAAPKTVEPTAPPAASASAAPTASPAAPTGTATPAPRPVPPLAPGDPARKNFAQPQAAPSNIGGVCDEELQPVIARALQGEIDDDRLVEEVDPAAWSLATVLPIMQDTGVVGSTSAIEGTMLGDGLLASALFVNAAGWHRTPGRAEPEHPTTTTPPK
- a CDS encoding ATP-binding cassette domain-containing protein, producing the protein MSASSDARLQVRGLTVDYGDVRAVDTVDLGVGGPGRSVVALLGPSGCGKSTLLRAVAGIEPLTGGSVVFDGEDVTRLPAHRRGFGLLFQDGQLFPHRSVAGNIGYGLRGAWGRPRGTRAARAERIEELLELVGLEGYGGRRVGELSGGQAQRVALARALAPRPRLLLLDEPLSALDRELRDRLAVDISRILAATGTPALVVTHDHGEASTLAETIAVMRDGKLVQEAAPRLLWRHPRDDATARFLGYPLVVDGLVRDGVATCALGGVPVAYPDGPVRLGLRAESVHARPAACAGSGVGPHAVTGTVESVTVLPSRTLVSVATGGPGTGADGAGAVVATWRGDAGSGGPDPARNAVPDQPVPDGGSPGRDPVIGESVALRPVPGMVAVIVEGSVREVAAGVVIRGGRVLIAQRAHPPSLDGLWEFPGGKAEAGESGPVALRRELHEELGVTVRVGDRLDGEVELDPPGRAQGAGPTLLRAYPATIEAGEPRATEHRALHWASAEDLARMPLVDNDRLWIPALQALLRE